The Thermodesulfobacteriota bacterium genome includes a region encoding these proteins:
- a CDS encoding bifunctional riboflavin kinase/FAD synthetase has product MPPPLEMQIIEHSQLAPRQFERSVVTVGNFDGVHLGHQALLRRVVQRARERDAVSVVYTFHPHPLRVLNPAFCPPLLTAFEDRAARIASQGVDALVWARFDREYAGQEPEEFARRTLAGSLGAVEVWVGPDFAFGRGRRGSVEFLRRAGRELGFALEVLPAFGLDGEAVSSTRIRQAVAEADFEAAQRLLGRPYALHGPVVRGAGRGRGLGFPTANVLVREECLPPPGVYAAWACWGEICRPAALNIGPNPTFGAAETTVEAYLLDFGGDLYGTELELRPLAALRREIAFRTPADLVRQIAADVEETRRLLGLQPDHASEGGGS; this is encoded by the coding sequence GTGCCGCCGCCCTTAGAGATGCAGATCATCGAACACTCCCAACTCGCCCCCCGGCAGTTCGAGCGCTCGGTTGTAACGGTGGGGAACTTCGACGGCGTACACCTGGGCCACCAGGCACTGCTGCGACGGGTGGTCCAGAGAGCCCGGGAGCGCGATGCGGTGTCCGTGGTGTATACCTTCCATCCCCACCCCCTGCGGGTCTTGAACCCGGCCTTTTGCCCCCCGCTCCTCACCGCGTTCGAAGATCGGGCGGCCCGGATCGCCTCCCAGGGGGTCGACGCCCTGGTCTGGGCGCGGTTCGACCGGGAGTACGCGGGCCAGGAGCCCGAGGAGTTTGCCCGGCGCACCCTGGCGGGAAGCCTGGGGGCGGTGGAGGTCTGGGTGGGACCCGATTTTGCCTTCGGCAGGGGGCGTCGCGGTTCCGTGGAGTTCCTCCGCCGGGCAGGCCGGGAGCTGGGGTTCGCCCTGGAGGTGCTCCCGGCGTTCGGGCTGGACGGGGAGGCGGTCTCCTCGACGCGCATTCGCCAGGCCGTGGCCGAGGCGGATTTCGAGGCGGCCCAGCGCCTGCTGGGGCGCCCCTATGCCTTGCACGGGCCCGTGGTGCGGGGCGCGGGCCGAGGCCGGGGCCTGGGGTTTCCCACGGCCAACGTCCTGGTTCGGGAGGAGTGCCTGCCCCCCCCCGGGGTTTACGCCGCCTGGGCCTGCTGGGGAGAGATCTGCCGGCCGGCCGCCCTCAACATCGGGCCCAATCCCACCTTCGGTGCCGCGGAAACGACCGTGGAGGCCTACCTGCTGGACTTCGGGGGAGATCTCTACGGCACCGAGCTGGAGCTTCGGCCCCTGGCCGCGCTGCGCCGGGAGATCGCCTTTCGGACGCCGGCCGACCTGGTCCGGCAGATCGCCGCGGACGTGGAGGAGACCCGCCGCCTCCTGGGCCTCCAGCCAGACCACGCGAGCGAGGGCGGGGGGTCATGA
- the aroE gene encoding shikimate dehydrogenase, producing the protein MRGTPHPGFPSVRTRLFGLVGHPVSHSLSPAMQNAGFRAAGIDAAYAAFDVPAEGLPAALAGARALGFGGLNVTVPHKEGALALAAEADPVAALAGAANTLVPVAAGWRACNTDVDGFLSAIREGLDMDPAGRRCLVLGAGGSARAVAVALVRAGAQEIFVANRNEERAEGLVRELRQRCGTERVARVALEAAPQRLGPEGLLVSATPLGLSESGRWPWDLARFDPGTAAFDLAYRAGGETQLVVQARARGLRAASGLAMLLHQGALAFALWTGRPAPLAAMRRGLLQI; encoded by the coding sequence ATGAGGGGAACACCCCACCCTGGATTCCCCTCGGTCCGCACCCGCCTCTTCGGTCTCGTCGGCCACCCCGTTTCCCACAGCCTGTCCCCCGCCATGCAGAATGCGGGCTTTCGCGCCGCCGGCATCGATGCCGCCTACGCAGCCTTTGACGTGCCCGCCGAGGGGCTCCCCGCCGCCCTGGCCGGGGCCCGGGCCCTGGGCTTCGGGGGTCTCAACGTGACCGTTCCCCACAAGGAAGGGGCCCTGGCCCTAGCCGCGGAAGCCGATCCGGTGGCCGCCCTTGCCGGAGCCGCGAATACCCTGGTGCCCGTTGCGGCGGGATGGAGGGCGTGCAACACCGACGTGGACGGGTTCCTCTCGGCGATTCGCGAAGGCCTGGACATGGACCCGGCCGGCCGTCGCTGCCTCGTCCTGGGTGCCGGTGGGTCGGCCCGGGCCGTGGCGGTGGCGCTCGTTCGGGCGGGGGCTCAAGAAATCTTCGTGGCCAACCGAAACGAGGAGCGTGCCGAGGGTCTGGTTCGGGAACTGCGCCAGCGGTGCGGCACCGAGCGCGTGGCAAGAGTCGCTCTGGAGGCGGCTCCCCAGCGGCTCGGCCCGGAGGGGCTCCTGGTGAGCGCCACTCCCCTGGGGCTGTCCGAGTCGGGCCGGTGGCCCTGGGACCTGGCCCGCTTTGACCCCGGCACGGCGGCGTTCGACCTGGCCTATCGAGCCGGGGGCGAAACCCAGCTGGTGGTGCAGGCCCGGGCCAGGGGACTGCGGGCGGCTTCCGGCCTGGCGATGCTCCTCCACCAGGGCGCCCTGGCGTTCGCCCTGTGGACGGGCAGGCCGGCGCCCCTGGCTGCCATGAGGCGGGGACTACTGCAGATCTGA
- the pilB gene encoding type IV-A pilus assembly ATPase PilB: MSKKLGELLIRENRLAPADLQRAKDEQRKNGGRLGEALVRLGILKEQELVNIHSKQYGIPAVNLESFDIDPEVTKLIPEDLVQKYRVMPINRVGSTLIVAVEDPSNMFAVDDIKFITGYNVEVVVAAPSAIKAAIDKNYDSSATLLDVMSNFDLDDLEVVHSSDDINVADLERAVDEAPVVKLVNLILSDAIKKGASDIHIEPYEKSFRVRLRIDGLLYEEMKPPMKLKNAMTSRIKIMANLDIAERRLPQDGRIKLKISKDKDMDFRVSVLPTLFGEKIVLRLLDKSNLQLDMTKLGFETPALKDFKDAIHKPYGMVLVTGPTGSGKTTTLYSALAELNTMDTNISTAEDPVEFNLMGINQVQMHDEIGLNFAASLRSFLRQDPDIIMVGEIRDFETAEIAIKAALTGHLVLSTLHTNDAPSTVNRLLNMGVEPFLVASSTNLILAQRLARRICNNCKEKVEIPAQALLDIGVPAAEVGTFPCYKGTGCAECSDTGYRGRVALYEVMPIGDELKELILSGASSMELKAAAIQQGMKSLRMSGITKLKEGVTTVSEVVRCSVKD; this comes from the coding sequence ATGTCGAAGAAACTGGGGGAGCTCCTGATCCGAGAGAACCGCCTGGCACCGGCCGACCTCCAGCGGGCCAAGGACGAGCAAAGAAAGAACGGGGGGAGGCTGGGTGAGGCCCTCGTGCGTCTGGGCATCCTCAAGGAGCAGGAGCTCGTCAACATCCACTCCAAGCAGTACGGAATCCCCGCCGTCAACCTGGAGAGCTTCGACATCGATCCCGAGGTCACGAAGCTCATCCCCGAGGACCTCGTCCAGAAGTACCGGGTGATGCCCATCAACCGGGTGGGTTCCACCCTGATCGTGGCGGTCGAGGATCCTTCAAATATGTTCGCGGTGGACGACATCAAGTTCATCACCGGGTACAACGTGGAGGTGGTCGTAGCGGCACCGTCGGCCATCAAGGCGGCCATCGACAAGAACTACGACTCGTCTGCGACCCTGCTGGACGTGATGAGCAACTTTGACCTGGACGATCTCGAAGTCGTGCACTCGTCCGATGACATCAACGTCGCCGACCTCGAGAGGGCCGTCGACGAAGCCCCGGTCGTGAAGCTCGTGAACCTCATCTTGTCCGACGCCATCAAGAAGGGCGCCAGCGACATCCACATCGAGCCCTACGAGAAGAGCTTTCGGGTTCGGCTGCGCATCGACGGTCTCCTGTACGAGGAGATGAAGCCGCCGATGAAGCTCAAGAACGCCATGACGAGCCGCATCAAGATCATGGCCAACCTCGACATCGCCGAGCGCCGGCTCCCCCAGGACGGCCGCATCAAGCTCAAGATCTCCAAAGACAAGGACATGGATTTCCGCGTCTCGGTGCTCCCGACGCTCTTTGGCGAGAAGATCGTGTTGCGGCTCCTGGACAAATCCAACTTGCAGCTCGACATGACCAAGCTCGGGTTCGAGACCCCCGCCCTCAAGGACTTCAAGGACGCCATCCACAAGCCCTACGGCATGGTGCTCGTCACCGGTCCGACCGGCTCGGGCAAGACCACGACTCTGTACTCCGCCCTGGCCGAGCTCAACACGATGGACACCAATATCTCCACCGCGGAAGATCCGGTGGAGTTCAACCTGATGGGCATCAACCAGGTGCAGATGCACGACGAGATCGGCCTGAACTTCGCCGCTTCGCTTCGGAGCTTCCTGCGCCAGGATCCGGACATCATCATGGTGGGCGAGATCCGCGATTTCGAGACGGCGGAGATCGCCATCAAGGCGGCTCTTACGGGCCACCTGGTGCTCTCCACGCTACACACCAACGACGCCCCAAGCACCGTGAACCGCCTCCTCAACATGGGGGTGGAGCCGTTCCTGGTGGCCTCGTCCACCAATCTCATCCTGGCCCAGCGACTGGCCCGCCGGATCTGCAACAACTGCAAGGAGAAGGTGGAGATTCCCGCCCAGGCCCTCCTCGATATCGGGGTGCCCGCCGCCGAGGTGGGCACCTTCCCTTGCTACAAGGGCACGGGGTGCGCCGAGTGCAGCGACACCGGGTATCGGGGGCGGGTCGCCCTCTACGAGGTCATGCCCATCGGGGACGAGCTCAAGGAACTCATCCTGAGCGGGGCCTCCTCCATGGAGCTCAAGGCGGCGGCCATCCAGCAGGGGATGAAGTCCCTGCGCATGAGCGGCATTACCAAGCTCAAGGAAGGTGTCACCACCGTGTCCGAGGTGGTGCGTTGCAGCGTAAAGGATTGA